A region of Beijerinckia sp. 28-YEA-48 DNA encodes the following proteins:
- a CDS encoding thioesterase family protein: MPRFVPLPLSSLPASVWRTSFLIRFGDCDPAGIVYTPEYFNIFNGVIEDWYSQSLGFPYHLLIGQRRMGLGYAHVSADFSQPSSMGEVLEAAIIVKNIGRSSVALSVHAFKAGLECVRANFVTVTTSLRDHAVIPIPDDLRRAFETYRQGCNVPELTEGVAE, from the coding sequence ATGCCGCGCTTCGTCCCCTTGCCGCTCTCGTCACTGCCCGCCAGCGTCTGGCGCACAAGCTTTCTGATCCGGTTCGGCGATTGCGATCCCGCCGGCATCGTTTACACGCCAGAATATTTCAATATTTTCAATGGTGTAATCGAGGACTGGTACAGCCAGTCCCTAGGATTTCCCTATCATCTACTAATTGGGCAGCGGCGTATGGGCCTGGGCTATGCGCATGTGTCGGCCGATTTCTCCCAGCCCAGTTCCATGGGTGAAGTGCTTGAGGCCGCAATCATCGTCAAGAACATCGGCCGGTCGTCCGTGGCCCTGTCCGTGCATGCCTTCAAGGCGGGTCTCGAATGCGTGCGGGCCAATTTCGTGACCGTGACGACCTCGTTGCGCGATCATGCGGTGATACCGATCCCGGATGATCTGCGCCGGGCTTTTGAAACCTACCGGCAAGGGTGCAATGTGCCGGAACTCACAGAGGGCGTGGCCGAATAG
- a CDS encoding MarR family transcriptional regulator, with protein sequence MLDLMIDRSPKQSESLPRHPVDGGEVVSNRKEFQETILGIDVESDDLSLASKPEEANEFRAEIRLWLRLLACTTLVSGKLRRNFREQFDFTLPRFELLAQLDFEPGGLVLGELSKRLMVSAGNITPILTRLIEEGYITRSPSSLDRRVQIVCLTVEGRKKFRRMAKKHGQWLNDMFQDVDGNDIESMVQQLSKLKRVLKDSEPDGTGK encoded by the coding sequence ATGCTGGATCTGATGATCGACAGATCGCCAAAACAATCAGAAAGCCTCCCAAGACATCCCGTGGACGGTGGCGAGGTCGTATCGAACCGGAAGGAATTCCAGGAGACTATTTTGGGCATTGACGTGGAAAGCGATGATCTGTCCCTGGCTTCCAAGCCGGAAGAGGCAAACGAGTTTCGGGCCGAGATCCGGCTCTGGCTGCGTCTGCTCGCCTGCACCACGTTGGTCAGCGGCAAGCTGCGGCGGAATTTTCGCGAACAGTTCGATTTCACCCTGCCCCGTTTTGAGCTTCTGGCGCAGCTGGATTTCGAACCCGGCGGTCTCGTTTTGGGCGAGCTTTCCAAGCGTCTCATGGTTTCGGCCGGCAATATCACGCCCATCCTCACGCGCCTGATCGAGGAAGGTTATATCACCCGTTCGCCGTCGAGTTTGGACCGACGCGTGCAGATCGTCTGCCTCACCGTTGAGGGACGCAAGAAATTCCGGCGCATGGCGAAGAAACACGGCCAATGGCTGAACGACATGTTCCAGGACGTGGACGGCAATGATATCGAGTCGATGGTTCAGCAGCTGTCAAAGCTGAAGCGGGTTTTGAAGGACAGCGAACCCGACGGCACGGGAAAGTAG
- a CDS encoding ATP-dependent acyl-CoA ligase: MDPVARASSDVGTSGDRFQDIVAQFAPSERVLTTILTRQAARYGDRILLVAGNVQWTYAQTAEVAAASAQSLAAVGIAPGDRVAILASNRAEFLEIYLGCAWLGAVAVPINPALRGPQLQHIFRNSGPKLLVVEEIYRPNLEAVSEAGLLPELLWTIDATGLERGAGTQQKVELPLPRPGDTVAVLYTSGTTGPAKGVCCPQAQLFWWGIYSARALGIREGDVLLTTLPIFHTNALNAFYQALLNGCTYVLEPKFSASGFWPAVRKHHATVTYLLGAMAAILLAQPENADDANHSVRVALGGGVPARFHDLFRQRFGVPLVDGYGSTETNFVFASPIPSDRPGSMGYLVEGMEARIVDADDAPVADGEAGELILRAREPFAFATGYFGMSEKTVEAWRNLWFHSGDRVVRHVSGHYYFIDRMKDAIRRRGENVSSWEVEDVIHVHPAVAACAVYPVPSELGEDEVAVAVQRKAGVDLLPLDLIKYCEGRMAYFAVPRFVRFVDEMPLTENGKIKKVSLREAGLTADMWDRESTGYKLRR; the protein is encoded by the coding sequence TTGGATCCGGTTGCGCGTGCTTCTTCCGACGTTGGGACATCAGGCGATCGTTTCCAAGACATCGTGGCGCAATTCGCTCCGTCCGAACGGGTCCTGACGACAATTCTGACCAGGCAGGCCGCCCGTTATGGCGACCGGATCCTGCTCGTTGCTGGGAATGTGCAGTGGACTTATGCGCAGACAGCCGAGGTCGCCGCCGCATCGGCGCAAAGCCTGGCAGCAGTGGGCATCGCCCCTGGCGATCGCGTCGCGATCCTGGCCTCCAACCGCGCGGAATTTCTGGAAATTTATCTCGGCTGTGCCTGGCTCGGCGCCGTGGCCGTGCCGATCAATCCGGCGCTGCGCGGTCCGCAGCTGCAGCATATCTTTCGCAATTCCGGCCCCAAACTTCTCGTGGTCGAAGAGATCTATCGGCCCAATCTCGAGGCGGTGAGCGAGGCGGGCCTGCTGCCGGAATTGCTCTGGACCATCGATGCAACTGGCCTTGAACGCGGCGCGGGTACACAGCAGAAGGTTGAGCTGCCGCTGCCGCGCCCGGGCGATACCGTCGCGGTCCTCTACACATCCGGCACGACCGGCCCGGCGAAAGGCGTCTGCTGCCCGCAGGCGCAGCTATTCTGGTGGGGCATCTATTCCGCCCGCGCCCTTGGCATCCGCGAAGGCGATGTCTTGCTGACGACTCTGCCGATTTTTCACACCAATGCGTTGAACGCCTTCTATCAGGCGCTGCTCAACGGTTGCACCTATGTGTTGGAGCCGAAATTCTCAGCATCTGGCTTCTGGCCGGCGGTGCGCAAGCACCACGCCACCGTCACCTATCTTCTCGGCGCCATGGCGGCCATCCTGCTGGCGCAACCAGAGAACGCTGACGACGCCAATCATTCCGTGCGCGTCGCGTTAGGCGGCGGTGTTCCCGCCCGCTTCCATGATCTGTTCCGGCAGCGCTTTGGCGTGCCGCTGGTTGATGGCTATGGATCGACGGAAACCAATTTCGTGTTCGCCAGTCCCATTCCCTCGGATCGTCCGGGCTCCATGGGTTATCTCGTCGAAGGCATGGAAGCGCGCATCGTCGACGCTGATGATGCGCCGGTCGCCGATGGCGAGGCCGGCGAGCTGATTTTGCGGGCGCGCGAGCCTTTTGCCTTTGCGACAGGCTATTTCGGCATGTCTGAGAAAACCGTCGAGGCGTGGCGCAATCTGTGGTTTCACAGCGGCGACCGCGTCGTCCGCCATGTCAGCGGCCATTATTATTTCATCGACCGGATGAAGGATGCGATCCGCCGCCGTGGCGAGAACGTGTCGTCATGGGAGGTCGAAGACGTGATCCACGTCCATCCCGCTGTCGCCGCCTGCGCGGTCTATCCGGTGCCCTCCGAACTGGGTGAGGACGAGGTGGCGGTCGCCGTGCAGCGCAAGGCCGGCGTGGACCTGCTTCCCCTTGATCTCATCAAATATTGCGAGGGGCGGATGGCCTATTTCGCGGTGCCGCGTTTCGTCCGCTTCGTTGACGAGATGCCGCTGACCGAGAATGGCAAGATCAAGAAAGTCAGCCTGCGCGAGGCCGGTCTCACCGCCGACATGTGGGATCGCGAAAGCACGGGCTATAAATTGCGTCGATAG
- a CDS encoding AMP-binding protein, producing MSHLDVLTQYRSPYEAFTAAAARRPEAPFLIAPASAELSYARDGFRISYGDMLKRVESLKAELAAAGYGCGARVALLLDNHPEFFEHWLALNALGVSIAPINPDLRTDELSYQLHKSRADLLIASEERMAMARQADLGRARLIGPGAAIPASQSTVTGQNDASGNECALLFTSGSTAQPKGCVLSNRYFLGVADWYVNQGGTAAVKSEDEINLTPLPMFHMNALGASAVGMMVIGGAIVPLDRFSATRWWASVADSKATIVHCLGVIPAILLQLPVSESERQHQVRFAFAPAVDVRHRATFEERYGIPIVDAWAMTETGGAAATTTAQEPGGFASRCIGRPAATMDYRLVNEEGEAAKAGEPGELLVRAKGDDPRAGFFTAYLDDPTSTAEAWDGGWFHTGDYVSAGPDGLLYFFDRKKSIVRRSGENIAVLEVESALHKLPMVEATAVTPVPDDLRGEEVFAFVVRSESAAKPDAALAESIVQGAAETLAYHKVPAYIAFVDSLPLSSTKKIARGEVKTLATTAVREQTAFDFRALKAQLRKAPAGKN from the coding sequence ATGTCGCATCTCGATGTCCTGACACAGTACCGTTCTCCCTACGAAGCTTTCACCGCGGCGGCGGCACGACGGCCGGAGGCGCCGTTTCTGATCGCTCCGGCGAGCGCGGAACTGTCCTATGCGCGCGACGGATTTCGCATCAGCTACGGCGACATGCTGAAGCGGGTCGAGAGCTTGAAAGCAGAACTCGCAGCCGCCGGCTATGGCTGCGGCGCGCGTGTGGCTTTGCTGCTCGACAATCACCCGGAATTCTTCGAGCACTGGCTGGCGCTGAACGCACTCGGTGTTTCGATCGCACCGATCAATCCGGATCTGCGCACCGACGAGCTGTCCTATCAATTGCATAAATCACGGGCCGATCTTCTGATCGCTTCGGAAGAACGCATGGCAATGGCCCGGCAAGCGGACCTCGGGCGCGCCCGTCTCATCGGGCCGGGCGCTGCTATTCCCGCCAGCCAGAGCACCGTGACCGGGCAGAACGATGCCTCCGGCAACGAATGCGCCTTGCTGTTCACATCGGGCAGCACGGCGCAGCCGAAGGGCTGCGTGCTGTCGAACCGCTATTTCCTGGGTGTCGCCGACTGGTACGTCAACCAGGGCGGCACGGCGGCCGTGAAAAGCGAGGACGAAATCAATCTGACGCCACTGCCGATGTTCCATATGAACGCGCTTGGCGCCAGCGCGGTCGGCATGATGGTGATCGGTGGCGCCATCGTGCCGCTCGACCGTTTCAGCGCGACGCGCTGGTGGGCAAGCGTCGCCGACAGCAAAGCAACCATCGTCCACTGCCTCGGCGTCATTCCCGCCATTCTGCTGCAACTGCCGGTGAGCGAGAGTGAACGGCAACACCAGGTGCGCTTCGCCTTCGCACCGGCGGTCGACGTGCGCCACCGAGCGACCTTCGAAGAACGCTATGGCATTCCCATCGTCGATGCCTGGGCGATGACGGAGACCGGCGGCGCTGCCGCGACGACCACCGCACAAGAGCCCGGCGGCTTCGCCTCGCGCTGCATCGGGCGTCCTGCTGCGACCATGGACTATCGTTTGGTCAATGAAGAAGGTGAGGCCGCAAAAGCCGGCGAGCCCGGCGAACTTCTGGTGCGCGCCAAAGGCGATGACCCGCGCGCCGGTTTCTTCACAGCCTATCTCGATGATCCAACAAGCACGGCGGAAGCCTGGGATGGCGGCTGGTTCCACACCGGCGACTATGTCTCCGCCGGGCCGGACGGTCTGTTGTACTTCTTCGATCGCAAAAAAAGTATTGTCCGGCGCAGCGGCGAGAATATCGCGGTGCTGGAGGTCGAATCCGCGCTGCATAAATTGCCGATGGTGGAAGCAACCGCCGTAACGCCGGTTCCCGACGATCTGCGTGGCGAGGAGGTTTTCGCTTTCGTCGTGCGTTCCGAGAGCGCCGCGAAGCCTGATGCGGCGCTGGCCGAGAGCATCGTCCAAGGCGCGGCGGAAACGCTCGCCTATCACAAGGTCCCCGCCTATATCGCCTTCGTCGACAGCCTGCCGCTGTCATCGACGAAGAAGATCGCCCGTGGCGAGGTCAAGACATTGGCGACCACTGCGGTGCGCGAGCAGACGGCCTTCGACTTCCGGGCGCTGAAAGCACAGTTGCGCAAGGCGCCGGCGGGCAAGAACTAG